One genomic segment of Deltaproteobacteria bacterium includes these proteins:
- a CDS encoding radical SAM protein: MRVTEIFYSIQGESTLAGEPTVFVRFTGCDLRCQYCDTEYAFYGGRPMSRAEILAEVTRYPARFVCLTGGEPTLQKELPELAQDLLDRGYQVSLETHGQRPLGAVPRGVRKIVDLKTPGSAEPHTEFGVFRELSPGDEVKVVVCSRDDFEWAVRKLDELEVWGKVPVLFSPSYGRVAPADLAAWVLGSGKPGRLQLQLHKVIWGEKRGV, encoded by the coding sequence GTGCGGGTCACGGAGATCTTCTACAGCATCCAGGGGGAATCGACGCTCGCGGGAGAGCCCACGGTCTTCGTGCGCTTTACCGGCTGCGACCTGAGATGCCAGTACTGCGATACCGAGTACGCCTTCTACGGCGGGCGTCCGATGTCGCGCGCCGAGATTTTGGCGGAGGTCACGCGGTACCCGGCGCGCTTCGTCTGCCTGACGGGCGGCGAACCGACGCTGCAGAAGGAGCTGCCCGAGCTCGCGCAGGATTTGCTCGACCGCGGATACCAGGTGTCGTTGGAGACGCACGGCCAGCGGCCGCTGGGCGCGGTGCCGCGGGGAGTGCGCAAGATCGTCGACCTGAAGACGCCCGGCTCCGCGGAGCCGCACACGGAGTTCGGCGTCTTTCGCGAGCTGTCGCCCGGCGACGAGGTGAAGGTCGTGGTCTGCTCGCGGGACGACTTCGAGTGGGCGGTCCGCAAGCTCGACGAGCTGGAGGTGTGGGGCAAGGTCCCGGTGCTGTTCTCGCCCTCGTACGGCCGGGTTGCGCCGGCCGACCTCGCCGCCTGGGTGCTCGGGAGCGGGAAGCCCGGCCGGCTGCAGCTGCAGCTGCACAAGGTGATCTGGGGCGAGAAGAGGGGCGTCTAG
- a CDS encoding PhzF family phenazine biosynthesis protein gives MRRPCYVVDSFAAQALAGNPAGVLLDGADLDSRSMQRIAGELKHSETAFPLPAREPTAALHLRWFTPESEVAFCGHATLAAFHVLVEEARRIRVPDGGVTRTAFTCKSGKLNVELSRREGKLRILIETPASRFEPACPKRSIRSCRRRRAPSWRGTSTSRSGIGRRSLAAVPMPRLWRCSENSSGSRASSSMRCVPWLASMPPCGASSRATESSRIR, from the coding sequence ATGCGCAGGCCATGCTACGTCGTCGATTCGTTCGCAGCACAGGCGCTGGCGGGAAACCCGGCCGGCGTCCTGCTCGACGGTGCGGACCTCGACTCCAGGTCGATGCAGCGCATCGCCGGCGAGCTGAAGCACAGCGAGACTGCGTTTCCGCTTCCGGCGCGAGAGCCGACGGCGGCCCTGCATCTGCGCTGGTTCACGCCGGAATCGGAGGTGGCGTTCTGCGGCCACGCGACGCTGGCCGCCTTCCACGTGCTGGTGGAAGAAGCGAGGCGGATCCGCGTGCCCGACGGCGGCGTGACGCGGACCGCATTCACCTGCAAGAGCGGCAAGCTCAACGTCGAGCTTTCGCGCCGCGAAGGGAAGCTCCGCATCCTGATCGAGACGCCCGCCAGCCGATTCGAGCCGGCGTGCCCGAAGCGCTCGATCCGGAGCTGCCGCCGCAGAAGAGCGCCATCCTGGAGGGGAACCTCTACGTCAAGGTCCGGGATCGGGAGACGCTCGCTCGCTGCCGTCCCGATGCCGCGGCTCTGGAGGTGCTCGGAAAACAGCTCGGGGTCGCGGGCCTCGTCGTCTATGCGCTGCGTCCCGTGGCTGGCGTCGATGCCGCCATGCGGTGCTTCTTCCCGGGCTACGGAATCCTCGAGGATCCGGTGA
- a CDS encoding PhzF family phenazine biosynthesis protein → MTGSAAGQLGALIQLLQPAELPRRFVFTQGDEMGRPGRIDVEVRADAASVRGWIGGNAVTILRGELEL, encoded by the coding sequence GTGACGGGCAGCGCGGCCGGGCAGCTCGGCGCGCTGATCCAGCTGCTGCAGCCAGCGGAGCTGCCGCGGCGTTTCGTGTTCACGCAAGGCGACGAGATGGGGCGCCCCGGGCGCATCGACGTCGAGGTGCGTGCGGACGCAGCCAGTGTGCGGGGCTGGATCGGCGGCAACGCGGTGACGATCCTCCGCGGGGAGCTCGAGCTGTGA
- a CDS encoding GTP cyclohydrolase I FolE2, whose protein sequence is MPALRDVHSERDSRRLALDRAGVKGLRYPICVLDRACGVQHTVAEIDMSVSVPHKRKGAHMSRFVELLNRHRREIDIRKFRGLCAELRRDHDADAAHVQVRFPYFIEKKAPVTGAVGLLDYSCTFGASVTRDDYDLWVALEVPVTTLCPCSKAISAHGAHNQRSLVAVRVWFEKFFWIEDLIALVEESASCDLYALLKRPDEKYVTERAWERPRFVEDLVREVGTRLRRDPNFTRWEVEAESFESIHAHSAYAALKHP, encoded by the coding sequence GTGCCCGCGCTCCGCGACGTCCACAGCGAAAGGGACTCGCGCAGGCTTGCGCTCGATCGGGCGGGGGTGAAGGGCCTGCGCTATCCGATCTGCGTGCTCGATCGGGCCTGCGGCGTCCAGCACACCGTCGCCGAGATCGACATGAGCGTATCGGTCCCGCACAAGCGCAAGGGCGCGCACATGAGCCGCTTCGTCGAGCTGCTCAACCGGCACCGGCGCGAGATCGACATCCGCAAGTTTCGCGGCCTCTGCGCGGAGCTGCGCCGCGACCACGACGCGGACGCCGCGCACGTGCAGGTCCGGTTTCCGTACTTCATCGAGAAGAAAGCCCCGGTGACGGGCGCGGTAGGCCTTCTCGACTACTCCTGCACCTTCGGTGCGAGCGTCACGCGCGACGACTACGACCTCTGGGTGGCGCTCGAGGTTCCCGTCACCACTCTCTGCCCGTGCAGCAAGGCGATCAGCGCGCACGGTGCTCACAACCAGCGCAGCCTGGTGGCCGTCCGGGTCTGGTTCGAGAAGTTCTTCTGGATCGAGGACCTGATCGCGCTGGTGGAGGAGTCGGCGAGCTGCGATCTGTACGCGCTGCTCAAGCGGCCCGACGAGAAGTACGTGACCGAGCGCGCCTGGGAGCGTCCGCGCTTCGTCGAGGATCTGGTCCGCGAAGTGGGAACGAGGCTGCGCCGCGACCCGAACTTCACCCGTTGGGAAGTGGAGGCGGAGAGCTTCGAGTCGATCCACGCCCACAGCGCCTACGCCGCGCTGAAACATCCTTGA
- a CDS encoding tetratricopeptide repeat protein — MRGYGGRFGHADAASRLGLPERGEHRRAPLAEVRQVQDRPHRRPRRRVPRLSGISGRAAGGRGVRVDGESCPRSAVALGGGRRADQAVLAGQRGEGRRAVRRGRVREREVHPEDPRGRTAGGAGDHPLPPSRREQGALRRHQARGRSAQERVAHQLHQAGGWRRRRRGKYGHHRQPADRVETDGGGDRERERRVHASGPLMLQEDASQTHVPAEPQLIAALYVATNQPVVQPIGRPAQAAQAAVVAVREGATFHVIVALTLAESGENVIYTGEPVAQQDVQQALEEALNFAESMGFILDGTGWANLDDEHRAELLERTPAFWPPADVEEGPRERPKSDDPLQAVARLFAAFCALLLVSCSGMSAEQRIQAAEIHQQLGDNLLHQGDAQGALKEYLMSVDFEETPEARLGLGVIYTWSLGRPQDGEREFKRALEMRPDYSEAMTNLGALYIQKGRFAEAVPPLDKAARDPLYKSRVLAQSNLGWALYKAGQPEKGIGEIRGALAVAPKYCLGWRQLGTIFSEQGRLDEASKSFGRYVEECPDVGDAHLLLGKVLARQQRAKEARLEFERCAIAKDERDKPVASECARFLKELGTP, encoded by the coding sequence ATGCGGGGTTACGGGGGACGCTTCGGGCATGCTGATGCTGCTTCTCGCCTCGGTCTTCCTGAACGGGGTGAACATCGACGCGCTCCGCTCGCAGAAGTTCGACAAGTGCAAGACCGTCCGCATCGACGACCGCGGCGACGTGTACCTCGATTGTCCGGGATATCAGGTCGAGCGGCCGGCGGGCGCGGTGTCCGCGTCGACGGCGAATCCTGCCCTCGCTCCGCTGTTGCCCTCGGCGGTGGCCGCCGCGCTGACCAAGCGGTACTGGCTGGTCAGCGAGGAGAAGGACGGCGCGCAGTTCGACGTGGACGTGTTCGTGAACGCGAGGTTCATCCGGAAGATCCGCGCGGGCGAACCGCAGGTGGTGCTGGAGATCACCCGCTACCTCCATCCCGGCGCGAACAAGGTGCTCTTCGCCGCCACCAAGCGCGCGGACGCAGCGCGCAAGAGCGCGTCGCCCATCAGCTTCACCAAGCTGGTGGTTGGCGAAGGCGACGCCGGGGGAAATACGGTCACCATCGACAACCCGCTGATCGAGTCGAAACGGACGGCGGCGGAGACCGAGAACGTGAACGAAGAGTTCACGCTTCAGGGCCGCTGATGCTCCAGGAGGACGCGAGCCAGACGCACGTCCCGGCCGAGCCGCAGCTCATCGCCGCCCTCTATGTGGCGACGAACCAGCCCGTGGTCCAGCCCATCGGGCGGCCGGCGCAGGCGGCACAGGCGGCGGTCGTGGCCGTCCGGGAAGGGGCGACCTTCCACGTGATCGTGGCGCTGACCCTGGCCGAGAGCGGCGAGAACGTCATCTACACCGGCGAGCCGGTGGCGCAGCAAGACGTGCAGCAGGCGCTGGAAGAAGCGCTCAACTTCGCGGAGAGCATGGGATTCATTCTCGACGGGACGGGCTGGGCGAACCTGGACGACGAGCACCGCGCCGAGCTGCTCGAGCGAACGCCGGCGTTCTGGCCTCCGGCCGACGTGGAGGAAGGGCCGCGGGAGCGGCCGAAGTCGGACGATCCCCTGCAGGCGGTGGCGCGACTGTTCGCGGCGTTCTGCGCGCTGCTCCTCGTCTCCTGCTCCGGCATGTCCGCCGAGCAGCGCATCCAGGCGGCCGAAATCCACCAGCAGCTCGGCGACAACCTGCTGCACCAGGGCGACGCGCAGGGTGCGCTGAAGGAATATCTGATGTCGGTGGACTTCGAGGAGACGCCAGAGGCGCGCCTCGGTCTCGGCGTGATCTACACCTGGTCGCTCGGGCGGCCGCAGGACGGCGAGAGGGAGTTCAAGCGCGCGCTGGAGATGAGGCCCGACTACAGCGAGGCGATGACCAACCTGGGCGCGCTGTACATCCAGAAGGGTCGCTTCGCCGAGGCGGTGCCTCCGCTGGACAAGGCGGCGCGCGATCCGCTCTACAAGTCGAGGGTGCTGGCGCAAAGCAATCTTGGCTGGGCCCTGTACAAGGCGGGTCAGCCCGAGAAGGGCATCGGCGAGATCCGAGGCGCGTTGGCGGTCGCGCCCAAGTACTGCCTGGGATGGCGGCAGCTGGGGACGATCTTCTCCGAGCAGGGCAGGCTGGACGAGGCGAGCAAGTCGTTCGGGCGCTATGTCGAGGAGTGCCCCGACGTGGGCGACGCGCATCTGCTCCTGGGGAAGGTGCTCGCACGGCAGCAGCGGGCGAAGGAGGCGCGGCTCGAGTTCGAACGCTGCGCAATCGCGAAGGACGAGCGGGACAAGCCGGTGGCTTCGGAGTGTGCGCGGTTCCTCAAGGAGCTCGGCACGCCCTGA
- a CDS encoding DinB family protein has product MDLFGMLSGTPAILARIAAQVPAELVRVRSGPFALVEHVWHMADLEREFAERIRRLLGEADPFLPDFDGERVAKERQYLTLDLAAGLTAFAAAREETLRFLGAVASEAWARCGRQEGVGAVSLAEMPGRIVDHDRAHLNEISDLLADLVPAHPMIAELRALAQGGPKSSKAA; this is encoded by the coding sequence ATGGACCTTTTCGGGATGTTGTCGGGCACGCCGGCGATCCTGGCGCGCATCGCGGCGCAGGTGCCGGCGGAGCTGGTGCGCGTCCGCAGTGGACCGTTCGCGCTCGTCGAGCACGTCTGGCACATGGCAGATCTGGAACGCGAGTTCGCCGAGCGGATCCGGCGCCTGCTCGGCGAGGCGGATCCGTTCTTGCCCGATTTCGACGGAGAGCGCGTTGCGAAGGAGCGGCAGTACCTCACGCTCGACCTCGCGGCGGGCCTCACGGCGTTTGCGGCCGCGCGGGAGGAGACGTTGCGATTCCTGGGTGCTGTTGCGTCCGAGGCATGGGCCCGTTGCGGGCGGCAGGAAGGGGTCGGCGCCGTCTCGCTCGCCGAGATGCCGGGGCGGATCGTCGATCACGACCGTGCGCACCTGAACGAGATCTCCGACCTGCTCGCGGATCTGGTGCCGGCGCACCCGATGATCGCCGAGCTGCGAGCCCTGGCGCAGGGCGGGCCGAAGAGCTCGAAGGCCGCCTGA
- the recO gene encoding DNA repair protein RecO: MRAHRVDALVLRAIAYGEADAVVHLLVRGRGRISAFARGARSSRKRFGGALEPFQRVEALVAEREGQELWALREARVVEAHPRLRDDLHRIAHAGYAAELIHELTRAGQPADALFALMEDFLTRLEAGVASSARLRALELLALESAGFAPELGACARCGSEVPPGRAGFDPDAGGVVCSRCTGAARTGTPLTLTHGARAALLQLRTGGLAAADAPQSADGSGRPADARGFDDACAQAQRPLRLFLQHHVGRTLRSVDFLAQVGAPQ, from the coding sequence CTGCGCGCCCATCGCGTCGACGCTCTCGTGCTTCGCGCCATCGCGTATGGCGAAGCCGACGCGGTGGTCCACCTGCTGGTGCGGGGGAGGGGACGGATCTCCGCGTTCGCGCGGGGCGCGCGCAGCTCGCGCAAGCGATTCGGCGGCGCGCTCGAGCCGTTCCAGCGCGTCGAAGCGCTGGTCGCGGAGCGCGAGGGGCAGGAGCTGTGGGCGCTTCGCGAGGCGCGGGTGGTGGAAGCGCATCCCCGCCTGAGGGACGATCTCCACCGCATCGCGCACGCGGGTTATGCGGCGGAGCTGATCCACGAGCTGACGCGCGCGGGCCAGCCCGCCGACGCGCTCTTCGCGCTGATGGAGGATTTCCTCACGCGCCTGGAAGCGGGCGTGGCGAGCAGCGCGCGGCTGCGGGCGCTCGAGCTGCTCGCGCTCGAATCGGCGGGGTTCGCGCCGGAGCTCGGGGCGTGCGCGCGGTGCGGCTCCGAAGTTCCTCCCGGGCGCGCGGGATTCGATCCCGACGCCGGCGGCGTCGTCTGCTCGAGGTGCACCGGTGCAGCGCGGACGGGCACGCCCCTGACCCTGACCCATGGCGCCCGGGCGGCGCTGCTGCAGCTGCGGACCGGCGGCCTCGCGGCGGCGGACGCGCCGCAGTCGGCGGACGGATCGGGCCGTCCGGCGGATGCGCGCGGCTTCGACGACGCCTGCGCGCAGGCGCAGCGGCCGCTGCGCCTGTTCCTGCAGCACCATGTCGGTCGGACGCTGCGCAGCGTCGACTTCCTCGCCCAGGTCGGTGCGCCTCAGTAG
- a CDS encoding thiamine phosphate synthase: MIRLYLITPPSADPAQPVAAALSVLPRGGAAVQLRQPAIAPRELLERARALRRICDRFAAPLLVNDRADVALAAGADGVHLPARGLPPGDARSLGLRLVGVSVHSPDDVARASRDGADFAVFAPVYETPGKPARGEAALAEACRAAPIPVLALGGVDENNAFRCLAAGARGVACIRSVLGAADPAAAAIGLWKSMASY; this comes from the coding sequence GTGATCCGGCTGTACCTGATCACTCCGCCTTCCGCCGATCCGGCCCAGCCGGTCGCCGCCGCATTGTCCGTGCTCCCGCGTGGCGGCGCGGCCGTGCAGCTCCGGCAACCTGCAATCGCTCCCCGCGAGCTCCTGGAGAGGGCGCGCGCTCTTCGCCGGATCTGCGACCGGTTCGCGGCGCCGCTCCTCGTCAACGACCGCGCCGACGTCGCGCTCGCCGCCGGCGCGGACGGCGTGCATCTGCCCGCGCGCGGCCTGCCCCCCGGCGACGCGCGCTCCCTCGGGCTCCGCCTCGTCGGTGTGAGCGTCCACTCTCCCGACGACGTGGCGCGCGCGTCGCGCGACGGCGCCGACTTCGCTGTCTTCGCGCCAGTCTACGAGACGCCGGGAAAGCCGGCGCGCGGCGAAGCCGCGCTGGCGGAGGCCTGCCGAGCCGCCCCGATCCCGGTGCTCGCGCTCGGCGGTGTCGACGAGAACAACGCCTTCCGCTGCCTCGCGGCCGGCGCGCGCGGCGTCGCATGCATCCGCAGCGTGCTCGGCGCGGCCGACCCTGCTGCCGCCGCCATCGGCTTGTGGAAGTCGATGGCCTCCTACTGA
- a CDS encoding thiazole synthase: MDELVLGGHRFTSRLVVGTGKYKDFATMKAALEASGAQMVTVAVRRLDLQAKGEASLLHWLPKDMVLLPNTAGCFTAEDAVRTCRLARELQLGGENPLVKLEVLSDPKTLLPDAEETIRAAKQLVAEGFRVLPYINDDPIAAKKLEDAGCVAVMPLGAPIGSGLGLRNPYSLQMILDQAKVPVIVDAGVGTASDCALCMELGVSGLLINTAIAGAKDPVTMARAMKLATEAGRLAYLAGRIPKKLYGSASSPLAGVIGTA; encoded by the coding sequence ATGGACGAGCTGGTTCTGGGCGGCCACCGCTTCACTTCGAGGCTGGTGGTCGGCACCGGCAAGTACAAGGACTTTGCCACGATGAAGGCGGCGCTCGAGGCGAGCGGCGCGCAGATGGTCACCGTCGCCGTGCGCAGGCTCGATCTGCAGGCGAAGGGCGAGGCCTCGCTGCTGCACTGGCTTCCCAAGGACATGGTGCTGCTCCCCAACACCGCGGGCTGCTTCACCGCCGAGGACGCGGTGCGCACCTGCCGACTCGCGCGCGAGCTGCAGCTCGGCGGCGAGAATCCGCTGGTGAAACTCGAGGTCCTCTCCGACCCGAAGACGCTGCTGCCCGACGCCGAGGAAACGATCCGGGCGGCGAAGCAGCTCGTCGCCGAAGGATTCCGTGTGCTGCCGTACATCAACGACGATCCCATTGCCGCCAAGAAGCTCGAGGACGCCGGCTGCGTCGCGGTGATGCCGCTCGGCGCGCCCATCGGCAGCGGCCTGGGCCTGCGCAACCCCTACTCGCTGCAGATGATCCTCGACCAGGCGAAGGTCCCGGTGATCGTCGACGCCGGCGTCGGCACCGCCTCGGACTGCGCCTTGTGCATGGAGCTGGGTGTTTCCGGCCTGCTGATCAACACGGCCATCGCCGGAGCCAAGGATCCCGTCACGATGGCCCGCGCGATGAAGCTCGCGACGGAGGCCGGCCGGCTGGCCTACCTCGCGGGACGCATCCCGAAGAAGCTCTACGGGAGCGCCTCGAGTCCGCTCGCCGGAGTGATCGGCACCGCGTGA
- the thiS gene encoding sulfur carrier protein ThiS: protein MQATVNGEMMELPDGLTVSALLQHLGVRGDRVAVERNGEVVKKARHGEQRLASGDVLEIVTFVGGG from the coding sequence ATGCAAGCGACGGTCAACGGCGAGATGATGGAGCTGCCCGACGGCCTCACCGTGTCGGCGCTGCTGCAGCACCTCGGCGTCCGCGGCGATCGGGTCGCGGTGGAGCGCAACGGAGAGGTGGTGAAGAAGGCGCGCCACGGCGAGCAGAGGCTCGCCTCCGGCGACGTGCTGGAGATCGTCACCTTCGTGGGTGGAGGCTGA
- a CDS encoding Crp/Fnr family transcriptional regulator, translated as MSRVLGPRPGGVKQRLSRWTRWARLGNPPGASLDNTDLLRQVSIFRELPQQTLADLAGRVWHKQAEAGSVIVSQEEAGDALFVIASGKVKVVLYGETGREIILSILHAGDFFGEMALLDRQPRSANVVALENSELLGLDREAFQTHLTAHPITAMAILAEMSRRLRHADEVIGNLALLDVYGRVARVIRDLAQKEGEPADGGLLIKERPTQQEIAGLIGTSRETVSRALNDFTRRGLLEMQGKQILVRWGFLQKVEDAA; from the coding sequence ATGTCTCGGGTCTTAGGCCCGAGGCCCGGTGGGGTCAAGCAGCGCTTGTCTCGGTGGACCCGATGGGCGAGACTCGGAAATCCACCCGGAGCGTCCTTGGACAACACCGACCTGCTGCGGCAGGTATCCATCTTCCGCGAGCTGCCGCAGCAGACGCTCGCCGATCTGGCGGGCCGGGTCTGGCACAAGCAGGCCGAGGCGGGATCCGTCATCGTCAGCCAGGAGGAGGCCGGAGACGCGCTGTTCGTCATCGCCAGCGGCAAGGTGAAGGTCGTGCTCTACGGCGAGACGGGCCGCGAGATCATCCTCAGCATTCTGCACGCCGGCGATTTCTTCGGCGAGATGGCGCTCCTCGACCGGCAACCCCGCTCCGCCAACGTGGTGGCGCTCGAGAATTCGGAGCTGCTCGGCCTGGACCGGGAAGCCTTCCAGACGCACCTCACGGCGCACCCGATCACGGCCATGGCCATCCTGGCCGAGATGTCGCGCCGCCTGCGCCACGCCGACGAGGTGATCGGCAACCTGGCGCTGCTCGACGTCTACGGTCGCGTGGCTCGGGTCATCCGGGACCTCGCGCAGAAGGAAGGCGAGCCGGCGGACGGCGGCTTGCTGATCAAGGAGCGGCCGACGCAGCAGGAGATCGCGGGCCTGATCGGGACCTCGCGCGAGACGGTTTCCCGGGCCCTCAATGACTTCACCCGGCGCGGACTTCTGGAAATGCAGGGAAAGCAGATCCTGGTCCGCTGGGGGTTCTTGCAGAAGGTGGAGGACGCGGCGTAG
- a CDS encoding 6-carboxytetrahydropterin synthase — translation MYRVSKQLWFCAAHQVRLSETQCEALHGHNYRILVHAEAKELDRTSYVLDFAELKKAAVEISGRFDHLNLNDVEPFREGERNPTAEELARYLCEQLGRRFDDARVRICRVEVWETDNNRAEYAP, via the coding sequence ATGTACCGTGTCTCCAAGCAGCTCTGGTTCTGCGCCGCGCACCAGGTGCGCCTCTCGGAAACGCAATGCGAGGCGCTGCACGGGCACAACTACCGCATCCTCGTCCACGCCGAGGCGAAGGAGCTGGACCGGACGAGCTACGTCCTGGACTTCGCGGAGCTGAAGAAGGCCGCCGTGGAGATCTCCGGTCGATTCGATCACCTGAACCTGAACGACGTCGAGCCGTTCCGCGAGGGCGAGCGCAACCCCACCGCAGAGGAGCTGGCGCGTTATCTCTGCGAGCAGCTCGGCCGCCGGTTCGACGACGCGCGCGTCCGGATCTGCAGGGTCGAAGTGTGGGAGACGGACAACAACCGCGCGGAGTACGCCCCGTGA
- a CDS encoding class I fructose-bisphosphate aldolase — translation METTSRVREILSWYPSDSPGTLANLYRLLMHGRLAGTGKLVILPVDQGFEHGPARSFAPNPPGYDPEYHVQLAIDAGCNAYAAPLGFIEAVAGKYAGQIPLILKLNNSDTLSKGHSPESAVTGSVKDAIRLGCVAIGYTIYPGSASRNHQYENLRALGEEAKGHGLAVVTWSYPRGEGITDKKGETAVDVAGYAAQIACQLGSHVVKVKPPGDFIYQPEAQKVFEKYNIPWKTLADRTRHVVQSCFNGKRIVIFSGGEAKGTEDILTEIRGLREGGAFGSIVGRNAFQRPREEAIQLLRQIMDIYQGK, via the coding sequence ATGGAAACGACTTCGCGCGTTCGCGAGATCCTGAGCTGGTACCCGTCCGACAGCCCGGGCACGCTCGCCAACCTCTATCGGCTCCTCATGCACGGCCGCCTCGCCGGCACCGGCAAGCTGGTGATCCTGCCCGTCGACCAGGGCTTCGAGCACGGCCCGGCGCGCTCTTTTGCGCCCAATCCGCCCGGATACGACCCCGAATACCACGTGCAGCTCGCCATCGACGCGGGTTGCAACGCCTATGCGGCGCCGCTCGGATTCATCGAGGCGGTGGCGGGAAAGTACGCAGGCCAGATTCCTCTCATTCTCAAGCTCAACAACAGCGACACTCTGAGCAAGGGCCATTCGCCCGAGAGCGCCGTCACGGGCTCCGTGAAAGACGCGATCCGGCTTGGCTGCGTCGCCATCGGCTACACCATCTATCCCGGGTCGGCGTCCCGCAATCATCAATACGAGAATCTGCGCGCGCTGGGAGAGGAGGCGAAGGGGCACGGCCTTGCGGTCGTGACCTGGTCGTATCCCCGCGGGGAAGGCATCACCGACAAGAAGGGCGAGACGGCGGTGGACGTCGCGGGTTACGCCGCCCAGATCGCGTGCCAGCTCGGGTCGCACGTGGTGAAGGTGAAGCCGCCGGGCGACTTCATCTATCAGCCCGAGGCCCAGAAGGTGTTCGAGAAGTACAACATTCCCTGGAAGACGCTGGCGGACCGGACGCGCCACGTAGTGCAGAGCTGCTTCAACGGCAAGCGCATCGTCATCTTCTCGGGCGGCGAGGCGAAGGGCACCGAGGACATCCTCACCGAGATCCGCGGTCTCCGCGAAGGCGGCGCATTCGGGTCGATCGTGGGCCGCAATGCGTTCCAGCGACCGCGAGAGGAAGCCATCCAGCTGCTGCGGCAGATCATGGACATCTATCAGGGGAAGTAA